One Salvelinus namaycush isolate Seneca chromosome 29, SaNama_1.0, whole genome shotgun sequence genomic region harbors:
- the exoc8 gene encoding exocyst complex component 8 — MTDQANRLRKQLESANFDPQNYVKHLSQQSDGDRDLQEHRQKIQTLADETAQNLKKNVYKNYRQFIETAKEISYLESEMYQLSHILTEQKSIMESITQSLLSTDKDETAKEMLAAFPKETEEVKQRTLTTLLEKVEGCKNIMDTPGRYLVYNGDLVEYDVDNMAQLQKVHAFLMNDCLLIATWLANRHGTVKYKYNALYDLESFAIVNVKDHPPMKDMFKILMFPESRIFQAENSKIKKEWLEILDETKKNKVTQEKHKTEEVELPNSPVRPEALVSTNPFDDEETNPFDSEEAVDLGLEWIQELPEDLDVCIAQRDFEGAVDLLDKLNEYLKDQPVNTRVKDLRVKVDERVRQLTEVLVFELSPDRSLRGGPKATRRAVSQLIRLGQSTKACELFLKNRAAAVQTAIRQLRIEGATLLYIHKLCNIFFTSLLETAKEFEMDFAGNTGCYSAFVVWSRSSMKTFVDAFSGQVFDSKENLSTAAECVKVAKEHCKQLSEIGLDLTFTLQSLLVKDIKAALQSYKEIIIEATKHRNSEEMWRKMNLMTPEALTKLKEEMRSCGMSSFNQYTGDDCWVNLSYTIVAFTKQMMAFLEEGLKLYFPELHMVLLESLREIILVAVQHVDYSLRCEQEAEKKAFILQNASFLHDTVLPVVEKRFEEGVGKPAKQLQDLRKSARPIRVNPDSTMSQV; from the coding sequence ATGACAGACCAGGCGAACAGACTGCGCAAGCAATTGGAATCAGCTAATTTCGACCCCCAAAATTATGTCAAGCATCTCTCACAACAGTCTGATGGCGACAGAGATTTGCAGGAACATCGTCAAAAAATACAGACCCTAGCAGATGAAACGGCTCAAAACCTGAAGAAAAATGTCTACAAGAATTACAGACAGTTCATCGAAACTGCCAAAGAGATTTCGTACCTGGAGAGTGAGATGTACCAACTGAGTCATATTTTGACAGAGCAGAAGAGTATCATGGAGAGTATTACCCAGTCATTGCTCTCAACAGATAAGGATGAAACGGCAAAGGAGATGCTGGCAGCATTCCCCAAAGAGACAGAGGAAGTGAAACAGAGAACACTGACTACACTGCTTGAGAAAGTAGAGGGGTGCAAAAACATTATGGACACCCCAGGCAGGTATTTAGTGTACAATGGCGACCTGGTTGAATATGATGTGGACAACATGGCACAACTTCAAAAAGTGCATGCCTTCCTGATGAATGATTGCCTTCTCATTGCCACCTGGTTAGCGAATCGCCACGGTACAGTGAAGTACAAATACAATGCACTGTATGATCTGGAGAGCTTTGCAATCGTTAACGTGAAAGACCATCCCCCAATGAAGGACATGTTTAAAATCCTGATGTTCCCCGAAAGCCGCATATTTCAGGCAGAGAACAGCAAGATTAAAAAGGAGTGGCTGGAGATCCTTGATGAGACAAAGAAAAATAAAGTGACTCAGGAAAAACATAAGACGGAAGAGGTAGAGTTGCCCAATTCACCTGTGAGACCAGAGGCCTTGGTCTCGACCAACCCTTTTGATGACGAAGAGACCAACCCCTTTGACTCAGAGGAGGCAGTGGATCTGGGATTGGAGTGGATCCAGGAGCTTCCCGAGGACCTGGACGTGTGCATTGCCCAACGGGACTTTGAAGGTGCCGTGGACCTCCTGGACAAGCTGAACGAGTACCTGAAGGACCAGCCTGTCAATACGAGGGTGAAGGATCTCAGGGTGAAGGTGGATGAGCGTGTCCGACAGCTGACGGAGGTGCTGGTGTTTGAGCTCTCTCCTGACCGTTCCCTCCGTGGGGGACCCAAAGCAACCCGTCGGGCAGTGTCTCAGTTAATCCGGCTGGGGCAGTCCACCAAGGCCTGTGAGCTCTTCCTGAAGAACCGAGCCGCTGCTGTGCAGACCGCCATCCGCCAGCTGCGCATTGAGGGGGCTACTCTGCTCTACATACACAAGCTTTGCAACATCTTCTTCACTAGCCTGCTGGAGACGGCCAAAGAGTTTGAGATGGACTTTGCCGGTAACACAGGCTGCTATTCTGCATTTGTGGTCTGGTCGCGCTCATCCATGAAGACGTTTGTGGATGCCTTCAGTGGGCAGGTGTTTGACAGTAAGGAGAACCTCTCCACTGCTGCTGAGTGTGTCAAGGTGGCCAAGGAGCACTGCAAGCAGCTCAGTGAAATCGGCCTGGACCTCACCTTCACGCTGCAGTCCCTCCTGGTCAAAGACATCAAGGCAGCCCTGCAGAGCTACAAGGAGATCATCATTGAGGCCACCAAGCACCGAAACTCTGAGGAGATGTGGAGGAAGATGAACCTAATGACTCCAGAGGCTCTGACCAAGCTGAAGGAGGAAATGCGCAGCTGTGGCATGAGCAGCTTCAATCAGTATACAGGAGACGACTGCTGGGTCAACCTCAGCTACACCATCGTGGCCTTCACCAAACAGATGATGGCTTTCCTGGAGGAGGGGTTGAAGCTCTACTTCCCAGAGTTGCACATGGTCCTGCTGGAGAGCTTGAGGGAGATCATCCTTGTGGCTGTGCAGCACGTCGATTACAGCCTGCGGTGTGAACAGGAGGCAGAGAAGAAAGCCTTCATTCTCCAAAATGCCTCCTTCCTGCACGATACTGTCCTCCCTGTGGTGGAAAAGAGGTTTGAGGAAGGAGTGGGGAAACCTGCTAAGCAATTACAGGACTTGAGAAAAAGTGCACGGCCCATTCGTGTCAATCCTGATAGCACTATGTCTCAGGTCTAG